In Symmachiella dynata, the following are encoded in one genomic region:
- a CDS encoding GspE/PulE family protein, whose amino-acid sequence MQQLVDSGKISADQLAEAQGMAASMGISADEALVSLGYVTAEDIGQAQASEHGYEWVDIEGRQIPMQVIELVPESVARENTVIPLALESEALIVAIHDPMAYEVLDKLRFILDRDVDVVLASKEAIQAAINRHYGQSETESVDSMLAEFTETAIDFTETDYGDGIDSDEDSEAPIIKLANLIIHEAVSMRASDIHIEPFDDRIRIRYRIDGVLVERDSPPRRLLGPLISRIKIMATMDISEKRRCQDGRIKTRVAGRDFDLRVSILPSNHGQAIVMRILDRDNIKVGIRNLGFGEDNYRRFQNIIRRPNGIFLVTGPTGSGKTTTLYSALGELNRPDRKIITAEDPVEYYLPGINQVEVKSKIGLDFGRIIRAMLRQAPNVILVGEIRDTETADMAIQASLTGHLVFSTLHTNDAPGSVTRLIDMGVQPFLVASSLMAVMAQRLVRVNCVKCKVPYEPDPGELQHLGITPEEAANANWMKGKGCSHCQHTGYRGRLGVFELMFMNSVLRDMTFRREPTQNIRRQARLFGMETLVQDATKKAVEGLTTLNEVFRLHSGGH is encoded by the coding sequence ATGCAACAGTTAGTCGATTCGGGCAAAATCTCAGCGGACCAGCTTGCCGAGGCGCAGGGCATGGCGGCCAGTATGGGAATTAGCGCCGACGAGGCATTGGTCTCGTTGGGGTATGTGACCGCTGAAGACATCGGTCAGGCCCAAGCATCAGAACATGGTTATGAGTGGGTGGACATCGAGGGCCGGCAAATTCCCATGCAGGTGATCGAATTGGTCCCTGAATCGGTCGCCCGGGAAAACACCGTAATTCCCCTGGCACTGGAGTCAGAAGCGCTGATTGTCGCCATCCACGACCCGATGGCCTATGAGGTGCTGGACAAACTGCGCTTCATCCTCGACCGAGATGTCGACGTGGTTCTCGCCTCGAAAGAAGCGATCCAGGCCGCCATCAACCGTCACTACGGCCAAAGCGAAACAGAGTCGGTCGACTCCATGCTCGCGGAATTCACCGAAACGGCGATCGATTTCACCGAAACGGACTACGGCGACGGCATCGACTCCGACGAGGACTCAGAAGCCCCGATCATCAAACTGGCCAACCTGATCATCCACGAAGCGGTCAGCATGCGAGCCAGCGACATCCATATCGAGCCGTTCGATGACCGCATCCGTATTCGCTACCGGATCGACGGAGTACTGGTGGAACGGGATAGCCCGCCCCGCCGCCTGCTCGGTCCGTTGATTTCCCGTATTAAAATTATGGCGACGATGGACATCTCCGAGAAACGGCGTTGTCAGGACGGGCGGATCAAGACGCGTGTTGCCGGGCGAGATTTCGACCTGCGGGTCAGCATTTTGCCCTCCAACCATGGCCAAGCCATCGTGATGCGGATTCTAGACCGAGACAACATCAAAGTCGGTATCCGGAATCTGGGATTCGGCGAAGACAACTACCGTCGTTTTCAAAATATCATCCGTCGCCCCAACGGAATTTTCCTGGTCACCGGTCCCACGGGAAGTGGGAAAACCACCACCTTGTACAGTGCATTAGGTGAACTAAACCGACCAGACCGCAAGATCATCACCGCCGAGGACCCGGTCGAATATTACCTGCCGGGGATCAATCAGGTCGAGGTGAAGAGCAAAATCGGCCTCGATTTCGGCCGCATTATTCGCGCCATGTTGCGGCAAGCCCCGAATGTGATCCTTGTTGGAGAAATCCGCGATACAGAGACTGCCGACATGGCAATCCAGGCTTCACTGACTGGACACTTGGTATTCAGTACGTTACATACGAACGATGCGCCGGGATCTGTGACACGCCTAATCGACATGGGAGTGCAGCCATTCCTGGTCGCTTCGAGCTTAATGGCGGTTATGGCTCAGCGGTTGGTGAGGGTCAATTGCGTGAAATGCAAAGTCCCCTATGAGCCCGACCCGGGCGAATTGCAACACTTAGGAATTACCCCCGAAGAGGCGGCGAACGCCAACTGGATGAAGGGGAAAGGATGTTCACACTGTCAACACACGGGCTATCGAGGCCGCTTGGGTGTGTTTGAATTGATGTTCATGAATTCAGTTTTGCGAGACATGACCTTCCGCCGCGAGCCGACACAAAACATCCGCCGCCAGGCACGCCTGTTCGGCATGGAGACGTTAGTGCAAGACGCGACAAAGAAGGCTGTTGAAGGACTTACGACGCTGAATGAGGTTTTCCGACTCCATTCGGGGGGCCATTGA
- a CDS encoding type IV pilus twitching motility protein PilT, translating to MATIQIDKLLQTVVNQKASDLHITVGQPPVLRMGGRMVRLDTKVLEADDCMSLMKSVTPERNQQELQEVGGTDFGFAFGKLARFRVAVFKQRGNIGMVLRRIPNEFLTFEQLGLPPIVRDLIMRPRGLFLVTGPTGSGKTTSLASMINYLNDTVDHHIITMEDPIEYYHEHKKSTINQREIGVDVPDFPEALRRALRMDPDVMLVGEMRDLDTIQAAITAAETGHVVFGTLHTTGAEGTINRIIDVFPTSQQEQIRTQLSVAIIGILSQALLPRKPKGLVAAYEMLVVTPAIANLIRENKTYRVPSSIQTGKKYGMQLLDDNLFDLWKKGMVEEHDVVNRSNQPGEIKAKIAMAKKGLLSEDEEEDEFDFE from the coding sequence ATGGCGACGATTCAAATTGATAAATTGCTGCAAACGGTCGTCAACCAAAAGGCGAGTGATTTGCACATCACGGTCGGCCAGCCTCCGGTGTTACGGATGGGTGGACGGATGGTGCGTCTGGACACGAAAGTGTTAGAGGCGGACGATTGCATGTCACTGATGAAGAGTGTGACGCCGGAGCGGAATCAGCAGGAACTGCAAGAGGTCGGGGGGACGGACTTCGGTTTTGCCTTTGGCAAACTGGCTCGTTTCCGTGTGGCGGTCTTCAAGCAGCGCGGCAACATCGGCATGGTGTTGCGGCGAATTCCGAACGAGTTTTTAACCTTTGAACAATTGGGACTGCCGCCGATTGTGCGGGATCTGATCATGCGTCCGCGGGGGTTGTTCTTAGTGACCGGCCCGACGGGAAGCGGTAAGACAACCAGCTTGGCGAGCATGATCAACTATCTGAACGATACGGTCGACCATCACATCATTACGATGGAAGACCCGATCGAGTATTACCACGAGCACAAGAAAAGCACGATCAATCAACGGGAAATTGGTGTTGATGTGCCGGACTTTCCTGAAGCCTTGCGGCGTGCGTTGCGGATGGATCCCGATGTGATGCTCGTCGGCGAAATGCGGGACTTAGATACGATTCAAGCGGCGATCACCGCTGCTGAAACCGGACACGTGGTATTTGGTACGTTGCACACGACCGGGGCGGAGGGGACGATCAACCGGATCATCGACGTGTTCCCCACAAGCCAACAAGAACAGATTCGTACACAGTTGTCGGTGGCCATTATTGGGATTTTGAGTCAGGCCTTGTTGCCGCGCAAGCCCAAGGGATTGGTGGCCGCCTACGAGATGCTGGTCGTGACACCGGCGATCGCCAACTTGATTCGTGAAAACAAAACCTATCGTGTGCCATCGAGTATTCAGACCGGTAAAAAATACGGCATGCAATTGCTCGACGACAACCTGTTCGACCTGTGGAAAAAGGGCATGGTCGAAGAGCACGATGTGGTGAATCGCTCGAATCAACCGGGCGAGATCAAGGCCAAGATTGCGATGGCCAAAAAGGGATTGCTCTCTGAAGATGAGGAAGAGGACGAATTCGATTTTGAGTAG
- a CDS encoding GspE/PulE family protein → MAARRLGQILVDLGYLTEDQLWDVLEEQKQSPGEIIGRVAVRMGLVTEDQISEALAEQWGMQVINLPETNIPAKVLELVPETMASIYKILPVALVDNTLTVAMADPQNVGALDDLRNFLGYDVRGAVSSVEHVEEAINRYYADKQDSIEDVIGELEGGELSDAKMSDQVFDLASVEELQDAAPIRKLINMVLLLAIKDQASDIHFEPFEDEFKVRVRADGVLYEMVPPPRHLASAIVSRIKVMAELDITERRMPQDGRIELNVGGNSVDLRVSVLPTMFGESVVMRVLDRTVVQLDLNKIGMDAGILTKFREVIRRPNGIVLVTGPTGSGKTTTLYSALNELNDIGTKIITTEDPIEYDIDGLVQIPINPDIDVTFATVLRAILRHDPDLILVGEIRDYETGEIAVQSALTGHLVFSTLHTNDAPTAITRLRDMGVPPFLITATVEAVLAQRLVRRICTECRTQFEPSDELLMELQIPIETARKYNFYYGKGCARCNNTGYKGRVGLYELMDINDDMRDLIVADASIDDLRILARSQGMTTLREAGLKLIFDGLTTIDEVVRETVMENLD, encoded by the coding sequence ATGGCTGCCCGACGACTGGGACAGATTCTGGTTGACCTGGGGTATCTCACCGAGGACCAATTGTGGGATGTCCTTGAGGAGCAAAAACAAAGCCCGGGTGAAATCATCGGCCGTGTCGCGGTCCGTATGGGCTTGGTCACCGAAGATCAAATCAGCGAAGCCTTGGCCGAGCAGTGGGGCATGCAGGTCATCAACCTGCCGGAAACCAACATTCCCGCTAAGGTGCTGGAATTGGTCCCTGAGACGATGGCCAGTATCTACAAAATCCTGCCGGTCGCGCTGGTAGACAACACCCTGACAGTGGCGATGGCGGATCCACAAAATGTGGGCGCGCTGGACGACTTGCGAAACTTTCTGGGATACGACGTGCGGGGAGCTGTCTCCTCTGTCGAGCATGTCGAAGAAGCGATCAACCGATATTATGCCGACAAACAAGACAGCATCGAAGATGTCATCGGTGAGTTGGAGGGGGGAGAGCTCAGCGATGCCAAGATGTCCGATCAGGTCTTTGACTTGGCATCGGTCGAAGAATTGCAGGACGCGGCACCGATCCGCAAGCTGATCAACATGGTTTTGCTGCTGGCCATTAAAGACCAGGCCAGCGACATCCATTTCGAGCCTTTCGAAGATGAATTCAAAGTGCGTGTGCGGGCCGACGGCGTGTTGTACGAAATGGTTCCGCCGCCGCGGCATTTGGCCAGCGCAATTGTTTCGCGGATTAAGGTGATGGCGGAACTCGACATCACTGAACGGCGGATGCCGCAGGATGGCCGGATTGAATTGAACGTAGGGGGCAACTCGGTCGACCTGCGGGTGAGTGTCTTGCCGACGATGTTCGGTGAGTCGGTCGTCATGCGGGTCTTGGACCGTACCGTGGTGCAGTTGGACCTCAACAAGATCGGTATGGATGCGGGAATTCTCACCAAATTCCGTGAGGTGATCCGGCGTCCCAACGGGATTGTGCTCGTGACAGGGCCGACAGGAAGCGGAAAAACAACAACGCTGTATTCGGCGCTCAACGAACTCAACGACATCGGCACCAAGATCATCACGACCGAAGATCCGATTGAATACGACATCGATGGTCTGGTTCAGATTCCAATTAATCCGGACATCGATGTAACGTTCGCCACCGTGCTGCGAGCGATTTTACGACATGATCCCGACTTGATTCTGGTTGGCGAAATTCGTGACTACGAAACAGGCGAAATCGCTGTACAAAGCGCGCTGACCGGTCACTTGGTCTTTAGCACATTACACACCAACGATGCTCCCACCGCGATCACACGTCTGCGCGACATGGGGGTTCCTCCGTTCTTGATCACGGCGACCGTCGAAGCGGTTCTCGCTCAGCGGCTCGTGCGGCGGATTTGCACCGAATGTCGCACGCAATTCGAGCCGAGTGACGAGTTGCTGATGGAATTGCAGATCCCGATCGAGACAGCGCGGAAGTACAACTTTTATTACGGCAAAGGCTGCGCTCGTTGTAACAACACCGGCTACAAGGGCCGCGTGGGTCTGTATGAATTGATGGATATCAACGACGATATGCGGGATTTGATCGTGGCAGATGCCTCGATCGATGATTTGCGAATTCTGGCCCGCAGCCAAGGCATGACAACCTTGCGCGAAGCCGGTTTGAAATTGATTTTTGACGGGCTCACCACGATTGATGAAGTTGTGCGTGAAACCGTGATGGAGAATTTGGATTAA